In the Chloroherpetonaceae bacterium genome, one interval contains:
- a CDS encoding thioredoxin family protein — protein MKHIFKFFSAAALWGLMASLLWAQPSGLQPGAVVPNFTLPTIDGELYSLYAQKGKKGFVVVFISTQCPVSNAYNARYIKLAEMAKQSLIEWIAINPNETEPLDEVRLHAREKGFPFPVLKDEGNRVTDLFGAKYTPEVFLLDANFRLLYRGRIDDNQREERVVSKDLEEAIAAYLAGLRVPNPVTTARGCLIKRSS, from the coding sequence ATGAAGCACATCTTTAAGTTTTTCTCTGCTGCTGCACTGTGGGGGCTTATGGCATCGTTGCTATGGGCTCAACCTTCGGGTTTACAGCCCGGCGCCGTCGTGCCGAATTTTACTCTGCCGACTATTGACGGTGAGCTATACTCGCTCTATGCGCAGAAGGGTAAAAAGGGGTTTGTGGTGGTGTTCATCTCGACCCAATGCCCTGTCTCCAATGCCTACAATGCGCGCTACATTAAGCTGGCAGAGATGGCCAAACAAAGCCTGATAGAATGGATTGCCATCAATCCAAATGAAACAGAGCCACTTGATGAAGTGCGTTTGCACGCTCGAGAAAAAGGCTTTCCCTTTCCCGTTCTAAAAGATGAGGGCAACCGCGTCACTGACCTTTTTGGTGCGAAATACACGCCAGAAGTTTTCCTACTGGACGCCAATTTCCGATTGCTCTATCGTGGCCGTATTGACGACAACCAACGCGAAGAGCGAGTGGTGTCCAAAGATTTGGAAGAAGCTATTGCAGCATATTTAGCTGGCTTGCGCGTGCCCAATCCTGTTACAACTGCACGTGGCTGCCTTATCAAACGCTCTTCTTGA
- a CDS encoding cob(I)yrinic acid a,c-diamide adenosyltransferase translates to MHKIHLYYGYGKGKTTSVIGLSIRALGAGHRVAIVQFDKGYDGQNEHYSERLILRKLRDIGYPIELVPTGCERMMPDGTFRFKNQDEDLKEAQRGLEVARAFIKSGNLNLLVLDEALAAVAYNLLKPSDLIELLDCYEAAGRPCELVMTGHKIWDELERRADLITEMRKVKHYFDEGVPARLGIEF, encoded by the coding sequence ATGCATAAAATTCACCTCTACTACGGATACGGCAAAGGCAAAACCACATCCGTCATTGGGCTTTCAATTCGCGCATTAGGAGCAGGCCACCGAGTGGCAATTGTGCAGTTCGACAAAGGCTACGATGGACAAAATGAACACTACTCTGAGCGATTGATTTTGCGCAAACTTCGAGACATTGGCTACCCTATTGAACTGGTGCCAACAGGTTGCGAGCGAATGATGCCAGATGGCACGTTTCGATTCAAAAACCAAGACGAAGACCTAAAAGAAGCGCAGCGTGGATTGGAGGTAGCAAGAGCCTTTATCAAAAGCGGAAATCTCAATTTGCTGGTGCTCGATGAAGCCTTAGCCGCCGTAGCCTACAACCTGCTGAAGCCATCTGACCTGATAGAATTGCTCGATTGCTACGAAGCAGCAGGACGACCATGCGAGCTGGTCATGACAGGGCACAAAATCTGGGACGAACTGGAGCGGCGCGCAGACCTAATTACCGAAATGCGAAAAGTGAAGCATTACTTTGATGAAGGCGTGCCAGCACGCTTGGGCATTGAGTTTTAG